In Hippoglossus stenolepis isolate QCI-W04-F060 chromosome 13, HSTE1.2, whole genome shotgun sequence, a single genomic region encodes these proteins:
- the LOC118119616 gene encoding ankyrin repeat and SOCS box protein 9, whose product MNMSAGHKETPRDTTCQTGTVVFTSNPLMSDVESDWSPIHDAAFNGRVLALQRLIAQGKCVNLNTLDRVSPLHGACVQGHEACAKLLMENGADVNRLTVDGKSPLTEACARGHVTCVSLLLQHGATPVGTSHSSSPIHRAAAKGHPECIAPLVQHGADVDQCIEQSGSPLHVACSNQHPGTVRKLLQLGAGVNNSVSGDSPLHIAARLSDPELVSLLLDHGADRSLRNPEGKRPLDLAPPNSLAERLLRQAGEVSPLMQMCRLNIRRAVGKRRLGGIHDLHLPTELKHYLLYH is encoded by the exons ATGAACATGTCTGCTGGGCACAAAGAGACGCCGCGAGACACTACATGTCAAACTGGGActgttgtttttacctccaACCCTCTGATGAGCG ATGTGGAATCAGACTGGTCTCCAATTCATGACGCAGCCTTTAATGGACGAGTTCTCGCTCTGCAAAGACTCATTGCTCAG GGTAAATGTGTCAATCTGAACACACTGGACCGGGTCTCTCCTCTCCATGGGGCATGTGTACAGGGCCACGAGGCTTGTGCCAAACTTCTGATGGAAAACGGGGCAGAT GTAAACAGATTGACGGTGGATGGAAAATCTCCTCTGACAGAGGCCTGCGCCCGGGGTCACGTGACCTGCGTATCATTGCTCCTTCAGCACGGAGCGACCCCCGTGGGGACCAGCCACTCCAGCTCTCCAATCCACCGGGCTGCAGCCAAAG GTCACCCAGAGTGCATTGCTCCTCTCGTTCAGCACGGTGCAGATGTGGATCAGTGCATTGAACAGTCGGGTTCCCCTCTGCACGTTGCATGTTCCAATCAGCACCCGGGTACTGTGAGGAAACTGCTGCAGCTCG gAGCCGGTGTGAACAACAGTGTGTCTGGTGACTCGCCCCTGCACATCGCAGCTCGTCTGTCCGACCCGGAGctggtgtctctgctgctcgACCACGGGGCCGACCGCTCCCTCAGGAACCCAGAGGGCAAACGGCCGCTGGACCTCGCGCCTCCCAACAGCCTggcagagaggctgctgagACAAGCAGGAG AAGTGTCTCCTCTAATGCAGATGTGCAGGCTGAACATCAGGAGAGCTGTGGGCAAGCGAAGGCTGGGTGGGATTCATGACCTTCACCTCCCCACAGAACTGAAACACTATCTCCTCTACCATTAA
- the gpr143 gene encoding G-protein coupled receptor 143, giving the protein MASPRLETFCCPNRDAATDFVVTFQPVLFGALSLGSAALSLLFAVLQILPKRKGYRRLGQYPLPRPASSSRILFIISVCDILGCTGIILRSSLWLGLPNIMDQISVANNTEVWPEVFCVGSAMWIQLFFSASFWWTFCYAVDVFLVVKTSAGISTIILYHMITWGLAVLLCVEGVAMLYYPSISDCEQGLQHAIPHYVTTYAPMLLVLTANPIFFNRTISAVTSLLKGRQGIYTENERRLANEIKIRFFKMMLVFFICWVPNIINESLLFYLEMQTDINDNSLRNVRNAALITWFIMGILNPMQAFLNTLAFHGWTGFDIDFSLQRRRELAWDSLSTSAPNNASHNPVVGTTLLYQSHIQEAKKSMTGNGQHHSDAISVLSEGSESSTVEIHISSELRDYEDVDADGESLEN; this is encoded by the exons ATGGCATCCCCCCGGCTGGAGACCTTCTGCTGCCCGAACCGGGACGCGGCGACGGACTTCGTGGTCACCTTCCAGCCGGTGCTGTTCGGGGCTCTGAGCCTGGGCAGCGCCGCGCTCAGCCTCCTGTTCGCCGTTCTCCAGATCCTGCCAAAGCGCAAAGGCTACAGGAGACTGGGCCAGTATCCTCTGCCAAGGCCTGCGTCCTCCTCGCGGATATTGTTCATCATCAGCGTGTGTGACATACTGGGATGCACAG GTATCATCCTGAGGTCGTCGCTGTGGCTCGGCCTTCCCAACATCATGGACCAGATCTCAGTGGCCAACAACACTGAGGTCTGGCCCGAAGTCTTCTGCGTCGGCAGCGCG ATGTGGATCCAGCTGTTTTTCAGCGCCTCTTTTTGGTGGACCTTCTGCTACGCTGTTGACGTCTTCCTGGTGGTGAAAACATCGGCAGGAATCAG CACCATTATCCTCTACCACATGATTACATGGGGTctggctgtgctgctgtgtgtcgaAGGAGTGGCCATGCTCTACTACCCATCCATCTCCGA TTGCGAGCAAGGCCTGCAGCACGCCATCCCTCACTACGTCACCACGTACGCGCCCATGCTGCTCGTCCTCACAGCCAACCCCATCTTCTTCAACAGGACCATATCTGCAG TGACATCTTTACTAAAAGGACGACAGGGAATCTACACAGAAAACGAGAGGCGGCTGGCCAACGAGATAAAGATACGCTTCTTCAAGATGATGCTGGTTTTCTTTATATG CTGGGTTCCCAACATCATCAACGAGAGCCTCCTCTTCTACCTGGAGATGCAGACGGACATCAACGACAACAGTCTCAGGAACGTCCGAAACGCAGCCCTCATCACATGGTTCATCATG GGAATCCTGAACCCCATGCAGGCCTTCCTCAACACCCTGGCCTTCCATGGCTGGACAGGCTTCGACATCGACTTCAGCCTGCAGCGGAGGAGGGAGCTGGCCTGGGACTCGCTCTCCACTTCGGCTCCCAACAACGCCAGCCACAACCCCGTGGTGGGAACTACCCTGCTCTACCAGAGCCACATCCAGGAGGCCAAGAAGAGCATGACGGGCAACGGGCAGCACCACTCCGACGCCATCAGTGTCCTCTCAGAAG GTTCAGAGTCTAGTACAGTTGAAATCCACATTTCCAGCGAACTACGAGACTATGAGGATGTAGACGCTGATGGAGAATCCTTGGAGAACTGA
- the tbl1x gene encoding F-box-like/WD repeat-containing protein TBL1X produces the protein MSITSDEVNFLVYRYLQESGFSHSAFTFGIESHISQSNINGTLVPPAALISILQKGLQYVEAEISINEDGTVFDGRPIESLSLIDAVMPDAVQTRQQAFRDKLAQQQASGAMAASTSGIQCNAPKNGEATFNGEENGTHIMNNHSEPMEMDMDVAIPASKATVLRGHESEVFICAWNPVSDLLASGSGDSTARIWNLNENNNSNSTQLVLRHCIREGGQDVPSNKDVTSLDWNSDGTLLATGSYDGFARIWTKDGNLASTLGQHKGPIFALKWNKKGNSILSAGVDKTTIIWDAHTGEAKQQFPFHSAPALDVDWQNNSTFASCSTDMCIHVCRLGSDRPLKTFQGHTNEVNAIKWDPSGMLLASCSDDMTLKIWSMKQDSCVHDLQAHSKEIYTIKWSPTGPGTNNPNSNIMLASASFDSTVRLWDVERGVCIHTLTKHQEPVYSVAFSPDGNHLASGSFDKCVHIWNTTTGALVHSFRGTGGIFEVCWNSTGDKVGASASDGSVCVLDLRK, from the exons ATGAGTATTACCAGCGACGAAGTGAACTTCTTGGTCTACAGATACCTCCAAGAATCAG gtttctCCCACTCAGCATTCACCTTTGGCATTGAGAGCCACATTAGCCAGTCGAACATCAATGGAACACTAGTGCCCCCTGCAGCCCTCATCTCCATCCTGCAGAAAGGGCTTCAGTATGTAGAGGCAGAGATCAGCATCAatgag GATGGCACAGTCTTCGACGGTCGACCGATCGAGTCGCTGTCGCTCATCGACGCTGTGATGCCAGATGCGGTGCAGACACGGCAGCAGGCATTCCGCGACAAGTTGGCCCAGCAGCAGGCGTCCGGTGCAATGGCAGCTTCGACCTCTGGAATCCAGTGTAATGCACCAAAGAATGGAGAAGCCACCTTCAATGGGGAAGAGAATGGCACTCACATCATGA ATAACCACAGCGAGCCCATGGAGATGGATATGGATGTTGCGATACCAGCCAGTAAAGCCACAGTGCTCCGAGGCCACGAGTCCGAAGTGTTCATCTGCGCTTGGAACCCTGTCAGCGATCTGCTGGCTTCAGG CTCGGGAGACTCCACCGCCAGGATCTGGAACCTGAACGAGAATAATAACTCCAACTCTACCCAGCTGGTGCTGCGCCACTGTATCCGAGAAGGTGGCCAGGATGTCCCCAGCAACAAAGACGTCACCTCACTAGACTGGAAT AGCGACGGGACTCTCCTGGCAACTGGCTCGTACGATGGATTTGCAAGGATATGGACGAAGGATG GAAATCTGGCAAGCACCTTGGGACAGCACAAAGGGCCCATATTTGCACTCAAGTGGAACAAGAAGGGGAACTCTATTCTCAGTGCTGGCGTAGATAAG ACGACAATCATTTGGGATGCACACACAGGAGAAGCCAAGCAGCAGTTCCCTTTTCACTCAG CCCCAGCTCTGGATGTCGACTGGCAGAACAACAGCACCTTTGCCTCCTGTAGCACAGACATGTGCATCCACGTCTGTCGACTTGGCAGCGACCGGCCCCTCAAAACCTTCCAGGGCCACACG AATGAAGTTAATGCCATTAAGTGGGATCCGTCAGGGATGCTGCTCGCCTCCTGCTCAGATGACATGACGCTCAAG ATCTGGAGTATGAAGCAGGATTCCTGCGTTCACGACCTCCAGGCTCACAGTAAAGAGATCTACACCATCAAGTGGAGTCCCACAGGCCCCGGCACAAACAACCCCAACTCTAACATCATGCTCGCCAG TGCCTCCTTCGACTCGACAGTGCGACTGTGGGATGTCGAGCGAGGCGTTTGTATTCACACACTGACCAAGCACCAAGAGCCCGTCTACAGCGTGGCCTTCAGCCCAGACGGCAATCACCTGGCCAGCGGCTCCTTCGATAAGTGTGTCCACATTTGGAACACCACG ACTGGAGCCTTGGTGCACAGCTTCAGGGGCACTGGCGGTATTTTCGAGGTTTGCTGGAACAGCACCGGGGACAAAGTTGGAGCCAGTGCATCAGACGGCTCG GTATGTGTTCTCGATCTCCGAAAATAG